CATTATAACAAAGGCGGGCAGGTTTTTCAACACATTCGCAATTCCGGCGGCAATGGGCGATAGGCGATAGGGAAGATCGGTCCAACGTCCAATGGGGGGAAGCAAAGGGAGTGAGGGGGACCAAAGGGTAGACACCGGGGGAAGAGGTGTCAACACTCAACGATGTCATCGCGAACTGCTACCTATGCGAAGTGATCTCACTTCAAAGATGGGTTCGCCCTGCCGGGCGCACCAAAAAAAACCAGGGGCCCTTGCGGGCCACCGTATATTGTTTTTTCCGGCTATGCCGTTTATGTCCGGCTATTATGGGCTGTTTTCCAGCATCTTCTTCAGCTTGTCGGCCAGGACGCGGACGTCCGCTTCGAGGCGGTTCGTTATATCCTCGAGGGCCTTGTCGATCTCGCCCCCCTTCTTGCGGTACTGGGCCATGAACTGTTCCACCTCGTCCATATAGGCCTTGAACGATTCGACCTTTTCGCCAAGTTCGTTAACCGTCCACCGCGAGTCGGCGAAATCCTTGCGGAGGGTTTCCACCTCATCTTCGAGCCCCTGGAGCTTCTCACCGAATCTGGACTGGTCCTCGGCCTTCCGGGCTGCCTGGGCTCTCTCCAGCACACCGATCCTGGTGCCGTGATCCTTGAGCTGCCCATTGACCGAATCCAGGTCCACAGCTGTGGCGCAGCCTGTGGTCAGGACCAGAACTGAAAGGACCGCGAAGCGGGAAAGGAGCCTTCCCATCTCCGTCGAACCGTTACTGGAGACCGAAGTGGGCCCGGCGGTTCTGCTTCCAGGCGTCCTCGTTGTGACCGGAGGCAAAAGGCTTCTCTTCGCCGTAGCTGATGGTCTTGATCCTCGACGCGGAGATGCCCAGGGACACGAGGTAGTCCTTGGCGGCGTTGGCCCGTCTCTCTCCGAGACCCAGGTTGTACTCGTTGGTGCCGCGCTCGTCACAATGCCCCTCGATAACGATCTTCACGTTGGCTGCGTTCTTGAGGAGCTTGGCGTCGGCGGCCAGCGTGTCACGCGACTGGGAGGTCAGCTCCGATTTGTCGAAGGCATAGAAAACGTCCACCAGGTCGGAAACGTTGAAAGCCGGGACCGGGGGAGGAGGAGGCACCACCTTGGCAGGTTCCGGTTTCGGCTGCTCAACAGGAGGAGGCGTGTACGCCTCGACCTTGGGCTGTTCCACCGGTTTAGCGGCCGGCTCGGATACCTGAGCCGTGGGACCCGGCTGGGCCGGTTTCTTGGCGCAATTGACCAGGGACAACGCAAAAACAAGGGCCATGAGAACGATTATAAGGGTACTTTTCCTTCCTCGGATCACTGTCCACCTCCTGATTATCGTCTGTTAAATTGGGAACCCGCACCCGCCGTGCAAAAGCCGGAAACCTTGGCTTTGTGAACCATCCACCATCCTAAGGATATTCTAGATATATACCGTATTCCCCAGCCCGTTGTAAAGGAAGCTGTTGCAGCAATTTTCGCAAGTGCACATGTGCACCGGTGCACCAGTGCACCTCCCTACTCCCCCCACGCAGGCTGGGTCTTGTCCCCGGGACCGGAAGTCACCCGGATCTGCCTGCGGCCGTCCCTGTCCACCATGTATATCTGGTACTCGCCGGTGCGGTCAGAGGTGAAAACGACATGTCTCCCGTCAGGGCTCCAGGCCGGGTCCTCGCTGTTACCGGCCTCCCCCACCAGGGCCCTGTACTCCAGCGTGTCGGGGTTGACGAGGGCGATGCCGAACTTTCCCCCGATCCGGGTCGTGTAGGCGATGAGGTCGCCTCTGGGAGACCACGCCGGGGAGGTGTCGTAGATGCCCTCGAAGGTGAGTCGCTGGACCCCTGAGCCGTCCGCGTTCATGACGAAGATCTGCGGCTTCCCGTACCTGTCCGAAACGAAGGCGATGCGCTCGCCGTCGGGGGACCATGTCGGCGAGGCCTCCACACTTTTAAGCCACGTCAGCCGCGTCAGGCTTTTGCCCCGGTCGTCCGTGACGTAAATGTCGGGGTTTCCGTCCACATTTTTCATGAAGGCGAGGCGCCTGCCGTCAGGGGAGAACTCCGCCCCCACATCCACCCCCTCACCGCCCGAGATCCTCTCCTCCTTCCCCTTCAGGGAGAGGGAATATAGGTTGGGATCGCTGTGCTTGTATGAAGTGTAGATAAGACCCTGAGCGTCGGGCCACCATTCCGGGGAAAGGTTGATGGACCCGTTGCGGGTGACCTTTTTGACCTGGGCCCCGTCATAGTCCATGGAGTAGATCTCCTTGCCCTTCCCCCCGGACTGGACGAACAGCACCTTGCTCAGGAAGATCCCCTCTTCCCCGGTGACCTGCTTCATGACCTCGTTGGAGAACATGTGGGCCATGTTGCGGACCTGGACCGGAGTTCCTTTCCACCGCTTGGCAACGACCTCCTTCCTCTGGAAGACGTCGTAAAGATGGAGTTCCAGTTCGATGTCGCCGTCCGGACGAAGCAGATATCCCGTTTTGACGAGGGCTTCGGCGTTGATGAGTTCCCAATCGTCGAAAGCGAACTCACCGGAAGCGATGCCGGTCGATCCCAGGTCCTCCATGAAGAGAACGGGATCGAGCACCCGGAAAACGCCGGAGAACTCCAGGTCCCCGGAAAGAACCTCACCGACTTCCCTGGCGATGAGAGGGATGGGCTCTGACCCCTCAAGGGGGATGGCGGTCTGCACCGCAATGGGCATCCTCCTCGTGGCCGGAGCGTTGATGTCCAGATATATTTTTGCCCACACATCACGGGGCAAAAATATATGTGAAGTGACCAGGATTGAAAGGGATACAATCAGTATTCCGGTGAACGATTCCTTTGAAACGGATAGCATCAGTTAATTCCCTTGCCGTGCTCGTGTAGTAAAAATATCCCGCCTTCGCCGAGAGTTTCCACCTGGACTAAAGCTTAGCCTTGACAAACAGGCATGGCAGACCGGTTTCGGTGTCTGTCCTACTGATGGAACATTGTGAATTCCGGATCTCAAACGACCTGAAACTGTAAACCGTAAACTGTAAACTGTAAACAGGGCAGCTCCGCTGCCCTGCCCTATTCCGGATAGCGGAAATTCACCCCCACCTCCAGGGACCCGTCCGCCAAATTTTCCGGCAGGGGCGGCAAAGGTTTTTTCATGATGGCCCGGATGGCGGACTGATCGTAATAAGGATTACCCGATTTCTTCTCGACCCAGTACTGCTGGATGTCTCCCATGGGGGAGATCCGGATACCCACAACGGTGAGGAGGCTGGCCCCGGCGGTCACTCCCTCCGGCAGTACCCAGGAGGCTCTTATCTGGGCCCATATCTGGTCGTAGTAGGCACGGAACCTCAGGTCCGATGCCTGTCCCCCTCCTCCCGTTATCACCTGTTTACCTGCTGTCCCCGTTTCAGGTTCGGCCTCATCAGGCCTGGCGGCCTTCCCGGCCCGATCGGCAGGGTCGGAGGCATAGGACTCGTAAAGGCGGCGGGCCTCCTGCTCGAGTTCCACGATCCGCCTGCGGCGCTCGAGGCGGGCGGCCTCATCCCCCCCCGCCGGACGGATCTCCTCCAGCGCATGGTCGGGGGTGGGAGGCTCCTTTGCGGGAGCCACCGTCCGGTCCGGCTTCCTTTCCTGGGCCTCGACGGCAGTGGTTCTTGCCGGGCTCCTTTGAGGCGCTTCAGCCGCCGGTCTGGACGCCGGGGATGG
This is a stretch of genomic DNA from bacterium. It encodes these proteins:
- the pal gene encoding peptidoglycan-associated lipoprotein Pal codes for the protein MIRGRKSTLIIVLMALVFALSLVNCAKKPAQPGPTAQVSEPAAKPVEQPKVEAYTPPPVEQPKPEPAKVVPPPPPVPAFNVSDLVDVFYAFDKSELTSQSRDTLAADAKLLKNAANVKIVIEGHCDERGTNEYNLGLGERRANAAKDYLVSLGISASRIKTISYGEEKPFASGHNEDAWKQNRRAHFGLQ
- the tolB gene encoding Tol-Pal system beta propeller repeat protein TolB yields the protein MLSVSKESFTGILIVSLSILVTSHIFLPRDVWAKIYLDINAPATRRMPIAVQTAIPLEGSEPIPLIAREVGEVLSGDLEFSGVFRVLDPVLFMEDLGSTGIASGEFAFDDWELINAEALVKTGYLLRPDGDIELELHLYDVFQRKEVVAKRWKGTPVQVRNMAHMFSNEVMKQVTGEEGIFLSKVLFVQSGGKGKEIYSMDYDGAQVKKVTRNGSINLSPEWWPDAQGLIYTSYKHSDPNLYSLSLKGKEERISGGEGVDVGAEFSPDGRRLAFMKNVDGNPDIYVTDDRGKSLTRLTWLKSVEASPTWSPDGERIAFVSDRYGKPQIFVMNADGSGVQRLTFEGIYDTSPAWSPRGDLIAYTTRIGGKFGIALVNPDTLEYRALVGEAGNSEDPAWSPDGRHVVFTSDRTGEYQIYMVDRDGRRQIRVTSGPGDKTQPAWGE
- a CDS encoding cell envelope integrity protein TolA, with translation MTAHTLPSGQGHHFREREFKRSFLVSVGIHIVILVAAGSVTLFRMTGTTYSPTYTVDLVTLPPSPASRPAAEAPQRSPARTTAVEAQERKPDRTVAPAKEPPTPDHALEEIRPAGGDEAARLERRRRIVELEQEARRLYESYASDPADRAGKAARPDEAEPETGTAGKQVITGGGGQASDLRFRAYYDQIWAQIRASWVLPEGVTAGASLLTVVGIRISPMGDIQQYWVEKKSGNPYYDQSAIRAIMKKPLPPLPENLADGSLEVGVNFRYPE